The following proteins are co-located in the Pyricularia oryzae 70-15 chromosome 1, whole genome shotgun sequence genome:
- a CDS encoding ankyrin repeatl protein, whose product MANKRQYTIGWVCALHTELTAARAFLTEEYVETIKRKRNDANTYMFGSMGEHNVVIACLPNGQYGTNSAATVVTNLIRSFPEVRFVLMVGIAGGAPNATNDVRLGDVVVATPGLGHGGVLQYDFGKSIQGPNFVVTGHLSPPPPILGTAIQQLRVSHDFDPNNLDALVKEALARYPRLKSTYSQPELSEDVLYESDCIHQLPTERCDQACTRQVPREPRGEDEDPFAVHYGLIASGNSLMKDAMLRDKYSAEKGVLCFEMEAAGMMNVTGCAVIRGICDYSDTHKNKKWQGFAAMTAAAYASSLLKKMQPEEVQGEEKLGEVIEHIRQGLDSIGQETNAIGKAVGDLQSKQLDDSIKSWLAAPGPSVNATSARDRRHPGTGEWFLASKQFLQWKQGDRRHMWLHGMPGCGKTVLATTILDHVAALKDSITTWFFFDFSDRSLQTVDGMLRSLLSQLHEALSGLHDPNQDLAKLFKKQTTAPVSAATFTTCLKAMTNGPRKVYIVLDALDECSQRPLLLCWMENLLSDKKLGQCQLIATGRPEHEFRSRLQPLIGEDNCIELDKEAVDVDIRAYVDFQIDNSSELSRWSGNHTVRQLIREEIGNKAGGMFRWAACQLESLYPCIDRKQVEEVLRTLPKTLDETYSRILSQIPQASKSSTIRLLQFLIWGDGPLVLSEAVDIVAMRPENSKTPFDADDRPPRPSEVVGYCPYFITLTRFEKAVEHSAQKIKVEAIHLAHFSIKEYLLRTGGSFARVQAKTSIKGCCKAYLECLRSTLVSSPTTARPGDFPLGPYAARNWLKGLPLLERQVYDPDGDGFQYPIHDYYRFFKVLDRIVHTEPTARRWRFFLLEQQAAGLVDGKTSLVSFLCREGLSEIAVLVLFTADPSLEVGRGMTMEGRLYLATQRNSTASVRILLHNAPGFLCSLKQGRMKAKYSIAQLVQSGCSVDMIQVHIQEGVMLEEEHNSALFQAARQEHWDMFELLLANVPDANAGHVDHCRLLGLAVKSGHSQMVEWLLKHGANANAVCVDNSTPLGLAAKLGHYDIMELLIGHGADLNAVSCDGFVPLAMAVDKSSKKMAQRLISAGAQINAPSENGFTPLGIAVDNANLEMIRMLVQNGAGLEAQHQPGRQQPFKDKLLGLIISAAEREMSKNPAQFLEDLLRPWNNLSNANTVSSDHFLACQLVDRGARVEKGCEAMLDSVLLYASDRDTTRRTVELLLEQGANPNCSIAGETPLMCVARCGNEEAVKLLLEHGAMTDQEYPRHGSALYFAIFWGFGGERKSYAHVEIIELLIAAGAKVDESAFPSVSSGMWSERLYRRVIAGLDFSRDSLDVGSFVSRQLVTFGNTFSQLYLEYGLPNP is encoded by the exons ATGGCCAACAAAAGACAATACACCATAGGTTGGGTGTGCGCGCTGCACACGGAGTTGACGGCCGCCAGGGCCTTCTTGACCGAGGAGTACGTGGAAACCATCAAGAGGAAGCGAAACGATGCCAACACATACATGTTTGGCAGCATGGGAGAACACAACGTTGTGATAGCATGTCTGCCAAACGGCCAGTACGGAACCAACAGCGCGGCCACCGTGGTGACCAACCTGATACGGAGTTTCCCAGAGGTTCGATTCGTGTTGATGGTCGGTATTGCTGGAGGTGCCCCAAACGCGACCAACGATGTACGGCTCGGGGATGTCGTCGTTGCTACGCCAGGTCTTGGGCATGGCGGCGTTCTCCAGTACGACTTTGGGAAATCTATTCAGGGGCCAAATTTTGTCGTCACTGGACACCTCAGTCCTCCACCACCCATCCTCGGGACTGCGATCCAGCAGCTGAGAGTCTCCCACGACTTCGATCCAAACAACCTAGACGCGTTGGTCAAGGAAGCACTCGCGCGTTACCCCCGGCTCAAAAGCACCTATTCACAGCCTGAGCTTAGTGAAGACGTCCTCTATGAGAGCGACTGCATTCATCAACTACCGACCGAAAGGTGCGATCAGGCTTGCACTAGGCAAGTACCGAGGGAGCCGAGGGGCGAAGACGAGGACCCCTTTGCAGTTCATTATGGGCTTATTGCTTCTGGGAATTCGCTGATGAAGGATGCGATGCTGCGAGATAAGTACTCTGCGGAGAAAGGAGTGCTCTGTTTCGAGATGGAGGCTGCGGGCATGATGAACGTCACCGGCTGCGCGGTCATACGCGGAATCTGCGACTACAGCGACACgcacaagaacaaaaaatgGCAGGGATTCGCAGCCATGACTGCGGCGGCCTATGCAAGCAGTCTGCTGAAGAAGATGCAGCCAGAAGAGGTTCAAGGGGAGGAGAAGCTGGGCGAGGTTATCGAACACA TCCGACAAGGCTTGGATAGCATCGGCCAAGAAACAAACGCAATCGGGAAAGCTGTCGGTGATTTGCAATCGAAGCAGCTTGACGATAGTATTAAGAGCTGGTTGGCAGCACCCGGACCTTCAGTGAACGCAACCAGTGCAAGAGACCGACGACACCCCGGCACAGGCGAGTGGTTTCTTGCGTCTAAACAATTTCTCCAATGGAAGCAGGGAGACAGGCGACACATGTGGTTACATGGGATGCCTGGATGCGGCAAAACTGTCCTGGCCACGACCATCCTCGACCATGTTGCAGCACTAAAAGACTCCATCACCACTTGGTTCTTCTTCGACTTTAGTGACCGCAGTCTACAGACGGTTGACGGGATGCTGCGCAGTCTTCTTTCTCAACTGCATGAAGCCTTGTCTGGATTACACGACCCCAACCAAGACCTTGCCAAGTTGTTCAAGAAACAGACCACCGCCCCGGTCTCTGCTGCGACTTTCACCACCTGCCTCAAGGCAATGACGAATGGGCCCCGGAAAGTCTACATAGTTTTGGATGCCCTTGATGAATGCAGTCAGCGTCCACTTCTACTATGCTGGATGGAAAACCTTCTATCGGACAAGAAACTCGGACAGTGTCAACTTATTGCAACTGGGCGTCCAGAACACGAGTTCAGAAGCAGACTGCAGCCTTTGATAGGAGAGGACAACTGCATTGAGCTGGACAAGGAGGCTGTCGACGTTGACATTCGTGCTTACGTCGACTTTCAGATTGACAATAGTTCAGAACTCAGCCGCTGGAGTGGGAACCATACAGTACGACAGTTGATTCGAGAAGAGATTGGGAACAAGGCGGGAGGAAT GTTTCGATGGGCCGCTTGCCAGCTAGAGAGCCTGTATCCCTGCATTGATCGAAAACAAGTTGAGGAAGTTCTCAGGACTTTGCCCAAGACCTTGGACGAGACATACAGTCGAATCCTGTCCCAGATTCCACAAGCAAGCAAATCGAGTACAATCCGTCTCCTGCAATTTTTGATCTGGGGCGATGGGCCTCTGGTCTTGAGTGAAGCTGTGGATATTGTGGCGATGCGCCCAGAAAACTCCAAAACCCCATTCGACGCTGACGATCGACCACCTCGACCTAGCGAGGTTGTGGGATACTGTCCATACTTTATAACGCTCACCAGATTCGAAAAGGCCGTGGAGCACTCTGCTCAAAAGATCAAGGTCGAGGCCATCCATCTGGCGCATTTCTCAATCAAGGAGTATCTCCTGCGAACAGGCGGCAGCTTCGCCAGGGTACAGGCCAAAACCAGCATCAAGGGGTGCTGCAAGGCATACCTTGAATGTCTGCGCAGCACTCTGGTCAGCAGTCCCACCACGGCAAGACCCGGGGACTTTCCGCTGGGGCCATATGCGGCTAGGAACTGGCTCAAGGGTTTGCCACTTCTCGAGCGTCAGGTGTACGACCCTGATGGTGATGGATTTCAATATCCTATACACGACTATTACAGATTCTTCAAGGTTCTGGACAGGATTGTCCACACGGAACCGACTGCAAGGCGTTGGAGGTTCTTCCTCTTGGAGCAGCAGGCAGCGGGTCTCGTCGACGGAAAGACGTCGCTGGTATCTTTTCTCTGCCGGGAGGGTCTCTCGGAAATTGCTGTTCTGGTCCTGTTCACCGCTGATCCCTCTCTCGAAGTCGGGCGAGGCATGACAATGGAGGGACGACTCTATCTTGCGACGCAACGTAACTCCACCGCCAGCGTTCGCATCCTCCTCCATAACGCTCCCGGGTTTCTGTGCAGCTTGAAACAAGGAAGAATGAAGGCCAAGTACAGCATTGCACAACTGGTGCAGTCGGGATGCAGCGTGGATATGATACAGGTCCACATCCAAGAGGGGGTAATGCTTGAAGAAGAGCACAATTCTGCCCTTTTCCAAGCAGCACGTCAAGAACATTGGGATATGTTTGAGCTTTTGCTGGCAAACGTCCCAGATGCGAATGCTGGTCATGTTGATCATTGCCGGCTTTTGGGGCTAGCAGTCAAATCCGGCCACTCTCAGATGGTCGAGTGGCTACTTAAACACGGCGCAAATGCAAATGCAGTTTGTGTGGACAATTCCACGCCCCTGGGGCTAGCGGCAAAACTTGGCCACTACGACATTATGGAACTGTTAATCGGACACGGTGCGGACTTGAATGCAGTATCCTGCGATGGCTTTGTACCTTTGGCCATGGCCGTCGACAAATCCTCCAAAAAAATGGCCCAACGTCTTATTTCCGCGGGCGCGCAAATCAATGCGCCATCTGAAAACGGCTTTACGCCCTTGGGAATCGCTGTCGACAATGCCAATCTGGAAATGATAAGGATGCTTGTTCAGAACGGCGCAGGTTTGGAGGCCCAGCATCAACCTGGACGTCAGCAGCCTTTCAAAGACAAGCTTCTTGGCCTAATAATCTCAGCGGCTGAACGAGAAATGTCAAAAAACCCTGCTCAATTTTTGGAAGACCTATTGCGCCCTTGGAACAATCTTTCCAATGCGAACACTGTCAGCTCTGATCATTTCCTCGCATGTCAGCTCGTCGACAGAGGTGCCCGAGTTGAAAAAGGTTGCGAGGCCATGTTGGACAGCGTGTTATTATATGCTAGCGATCGGGATACTACGAGGCGTACGGTCGAACTCTTGCTGGAGCAGGGTGCAAACCCCAACTGCTCCATAGCCGGCGAGACTCCGTTAATGTGTGTGGCCCGGTGTGGGAATGAAGAAGCCGTAAAGCTGCTTCTGGAACACGGGGCCATGACTGATCAAGAATATCCCAGGCATGGTAGCGCCCTTTATTTTGCTATCTTCTGGGGCTTTGGCGGCGAACGTAAAAGCTATGCTCATGTGGAGATTATTGAACTATTGATCGCAGCCGGTGCAAAGGTTGATGAATCTGCGTTTCCCAGTGTCAGTTCTGGTATGTGGTCTGAACGATTATACAGGCGAGTGATAGCTGGCTTGGACTTTTCAAGGGATTCTTTGGATGTGGGAAGTTTTGTATCTCGACAATTGGTGACCTTTGGAAACACATTTTCACAATTATACCTGGAGTACGGACTCCCAAACCCATGA
- a CDS encoding initiation-specific alpha-1,6-mannosyltransferase, with protein MAAKLRRRTVSKLFWACSLLTVIYLVLRLRDTTAWAVNGVVLPPIWKPTWTLKDSIGSATSSGSSAEPAIPDGIPKKLWYKVGRAGVRKNIKPYIKSCLKNPGYDVEFLTDVSGDEFVKKHYSWNPNIINRFLPISIPIIKADLLRYLILYEKGGIWNDLDVSCEAPIDEWIPEQYKSTAATVVGMEFDTDRWLRQIASWTIMAKPKQPHFLMAVEDCLEEVAATAKRLGTPISELKRNQLDDVIDLSGPRRLTRSIFKSLSKSLNREVGNNDIVNVTEPRLLGNVLILPDHSFADSMNMWWGDKVPGRKLVVHHYAGSWKNEKGGE; from the coding sequence ATGGCTGCAAAGCTTCGACGTCGGACGGTATCCAAGCTATTCTGGGCCTGCAGTTTGCTGACAGTGATTTATCTCGTTTTACGTCTTCGTGATACTACAGCATGGGCCGTGAATGGGGTCGTTTTACCCCCTATTTGGAAGCCGACCTGGACCCTCAAGGATTCTATCGGTTCGGCAACGTCTTCCGGGTCATCGGCCGAGCCAGCTATACCCGACGGCATACCAAAAAAGCTGTGGTATAAAGTCGGACGTGCGGGGGTGAGGAAGAATATCAAGCCATACATAAAATCTTGCCTCAAGAATCCAGGCTACGATGTTGAGTTCCTGACCGACGTCTCGGGCGACGAGTTTGTCAAGAAGCACTACTCGTGGAATCCAAATATAATCAACAGGTTCCTCCCCATCAGCATTCCAATCATCAAGGCCGACCTCCTCCGCTACCTCATCCTCTACGAAAAGGGTGGAATCTGGAACGATCTGGACGTGTCTTGCGAAGCACCCATCGACGAATGGATCCCCGAGCAGTACAAATCTACCGCTGCTACCGTCGTCGGGATGGAGTTCGACACGGACAGGTGGTTGCGACAGATCGCCAGCTGGACCATCATGGCCAAGCCCAAACAGCCGCATTTCTTAATGGCGGTCGAAGACTGCTTGGAGGAAGTGGCGGCCACTGCCAAAAGGCTTGGAACCCCAATATCGGAGCTGAAGCGCAACCAGCTCGACGATGTTATCGACTTGTCGGGCCCGAGACGGTTGACGAGGTCGATTTTCAAGAGCCTCAGCAAATCACTCAACCGAGAGGTGGGGAATAATGACATAGTCAATGTTACGGAACCGAGGCTTCTGGGCAATGTTTTAATACTGCCGGACCACTCGTTCGCAGATTCCATGAACATGTGGTGGGGGGACAAGGTGCCAGGGCGGAAGCTCGTAGTGCACCATTACGCAGGGTCCTGGAAAAATGAAAAGGGGGGCGAGTAG